From a region of the Kaistia sp. 32K genome:
- a CDS encoding DUF3307 domain-containing protein has translation MIDPTFAALAVLTVFQVKHVICDYFLQTTNQLQNKGRYGHPAGLIHAGIHVLGSLPVFLILPVSLPAAALILAFEFVVHYHIDWLKNDLTRRYGWETKDKQYWWALGLDQFAHQLTYLAMTLALVLLSR, from the coding sequence TTGATCGATCCTACGTTCGCAGCGCTGGCCGTCCTGACAGTGTTTCAAGTCAAACACGTCATTTGCGATTATTTCCTGCAGACGACCAACCAGCTGCAGAACAAGGGCCGATACGGCCACCCCGCCGGGTTGATCCATGCCGGCATCCACGTCCTCGGTTCGCTGCCCGTGTTCCTGATCCTGCCGGTGTCGCTGCCCGCCGCGGCGCTGATCCTCGCCTTCGAATTCGTCGTGCACTATCACATCGACTGGCTGAAGAACGATCTCACCCGCCGCTATGGCTGGGAGACCAAGGACAAGCAGTACTGGTGGGCCCTCGGCCTCGACCAGTTCGCCCACCAGCTCACCTATCTGGCGATGACCCTGGCGCTCGTGTTGCTGTCGCGGTGA
- a CDS encoding CHASE2 domain-containing protein: MRFLGRSVYFLVVAAFLGGAVALRVADPFPVQAIRLLAFDLYQRMAPAAALPEQPVVVVDIDEASLKAVGQWPWPRTVLADLTRKLAEAGAASVAFDMLFSEADQSSPEEVVRRLPPEPAALVAASIGQAPTHDMMFAAALASTPSVLGLALSGGGGPLPHLNTGFAVAGDDPRPFIPRFAGVVANLPALDEAAKGLGSINWIEDRDQIVRRVPLVLRVGDALVPSFAAEALRVGQDAGSYILKASNASGEEAFGRSTGLNHIRIGSFIVPTDPDGAIWLRFRPSDPQSFISAKTVLDGSMPIDRVQGRIVLVGTSAAGLLDLRATPLDSAVPGVEIHAQVIEHILTGRTLTRPDYASGLEIAGIVGLGLLLALILPFVSAAMAALLGVAAIGGILVGGFLAFQEAGLLIDPFYPALVIGLLVIGSVLYTFRQAERARAGIRRAFQHYVAPAVVDEIIADPARLELGGEVRELTLLFCDVRNFSALSEGLSAAELTRFLNELLAPLSDIILAHRGTIDKYMGDAVMAFWNAPLDDPDHARHAIDAAEKMTAVMAGLNAEWQRQSAARGRAMPDVRIGIGINTGPCCVGNLGTAQRFDYSAIGDEVNIASRLEQLTKDYGLSVIVGEATAREAGAAGLIEIDQVQLRGRSGTTRIFTLVPADAAPDFVEAQRAFIACLREPDPTIWQAALYRAKSAAPARFATYYHLMLERLAARGGLGGEPASQITIDL, from the coding sequence ATGCGATTCCTGGGCAGATCCGTCTATTTTCTGGTCGTTGCGGCGTTTCTCGGCGGCGCCGTCGCGCTGCGCGTGGCCGATCCCTTCCCGGTGCAGGCGATCCGCCTGCTCGCCTTCGACCTCTACCAGCGCATGGCGCCGGCGGCGGCGCTGCCGGAGCAGCCGGTGGTCGTCGTCGATATCGACGAGGCGTCGCTGAAGGCGGTCGGGCAATGGCCCTGGCCGCGGACCGTTCTCGCCGATCTGACCCGCAAGCTCGCCGAGGCCGGCGCCGCCTCGGTCGCCTTCGACATGCTGTTCTCCGAGGCCGACCAGAGTTCGCCGGAAGAGGTCGTGCGGCGCCTGCCGCCCGAGCCGGCGGCGCTGGTCGCCGCCTCGATCGGCCAGGCGCCGACCCACGACATGATGTTCGCGGCGGCGCTCGCTTCCACCCCCTCCGTGCTCGGGCTGGCGCTTTCCGGCGGCGGCGGGCCGTTGCCGCATCTCAACACGGGCTTCGCCGTCGCCGGCGACGATCCGCGCCCCTTCATCCCGCGCTTCGCCGGCGTCGTCGCCAACCTGCCGGCGCTGGACGAAGCGGCCAAGGGCCTCGGCTCGATCAACTGGATTGAGGATCGCGACCAGATCGTGCGCCGCGTGCCGCTGGTGCTGCGCGTCGGCGACGCGCTGGTGCCGTCCTTCGCCGCCGAGGCGCTGCGGGTCGGCCAGGACGCCGGCTCCTACATTTTGAAGGCGTCGAACGCCAGCGGCGAGGAGGCCTTCGGCCGCTCGACCGGCTTGAACCATATCCGGATCGGCAGCTTCATCGTGCCGACAGACCCGGATGGCGCGATCTGGCTGCGCTTCCGCCCCAGCGATCCCCAAAGTTTCATTTCGGCCAAGACGGTGCTCGACGGCAGCATGCCGATCGACCGGGTGCAGGGGCGGATCGTGCTGGTCGGCACCTCGGCCGCCGGCCTGCTCGACCTGCGCGCCACGCCGCTCGATTCCGCCGTGCCGGGCGTCGAGATCCATGCCCAGGTGATCGAGCATATCCTGACCGGGCGGACGCTGACCCGGCCGGACTATGCCAGCGGGCTGGAGATCGCCGGCATCGTCGGGCTCGGCCTGCTCCTGGCGCTGATCCTGCCCTTCGTCTCGGCCGCGATGGCGGCGCTGCTCGGCGTGGCGGCGATCGGCGGCATTCTGGTCGGCGGCTTCCTCGCCTTCCAGGAGGCCGGCCTGCTCATTGATCCCTTCTATCCGGCGCTGGTGATCGGCCTCCTGGTGATCGGCAGCGTGCTCTACACCTTCCGCCAGGCCGAGCGCGCCCGCGCCGGTATCCGACGCGCCTTCCAGCATTATGTCGCCCCGGCCGTCGTCGACGAGATCATCGCCGATCCGGCCCGGCTCGAGCTCGGCGGCGAGGTGCGCGAGCTGACGCTGCTCTTCTGCGACGTGCGCAATTTCTCGGCGCTGTCGGAGGGGCTTTCGGCGGCCGAGCTGACACGCTTCCTGAACGAGCTGCTGGCGCCGCTTTCCGACATCATCCTCGCCCATCGCGGCACGATCGACAAATATATGGGCGACGCCGTGATGGCGTTCTGGAACGCGCCGCTCGACGATCCCGACCATGCCCGCCACGCGATCGACGCGGCCGAAAAGATGACCGCCGTGATGGCCGGGCTGAACGCCGAATGGCAGCGCCAGTCGGCGGCGCGGGGGCGGGCGATGCCGGATGTGCGGATCGGCATCGGCATCAACACCGGCCCGTGCTGCGTCGGCAATCTCGGCACGGCGCAGCGCTTCGACTATTCGGCGATCGGCGACGAGGTCAATATCGCGAGCCGGCTCGAGCAGCTGACCAAGGACTACGGCCTCAGCGTCATCGTCGGCGAAGCGACGGCCCGCGAGGCGGGGGCGGCCGGGCTGATCGAGATCGACCAGGTGCAGCTGCGCGGTCGCAGCGGCACGACGCGCATCTTCACGCTCGTTCCCGCCGACGCGGCTCCCGATTTCGTCGAGGCGCAGCGCGCCTTCATCGCCTGCCTGCGCGAGCCGGATCCGACCATCTGGCAGGCGGCGCTCTACCGGGCGAAATCCGCCGCGCCGGCTCGCTTTGCCACCTATTATCACCTTATGCTGGAACGGCTTGCGGCGCGCGGCGGGCTCGGGGGCGAGCCGGCTTCGCAAATCACCATCGACCTGTGA
- a CDS encoding ATP-binding cassette domain-containing protein: protein MTLEPGTGPVLETVVTAPAEAVPALRARALNKRYGRVVALDNADFDLMPNEILAVIGDNGAGKSTLIKALTGAVAPDHGEIWLNGQPVAFKSPIEARNLGIETVYQNLALSPALSIADNMFLGREKRREDFFGRMFRTLDSAYMQKMARQKLTELGLLTIQNINQPVETLSGGQRQGVAVARAAAFGSRVVIMDEPTAALGVKESRKVLETILRLKERGLPIVLISHNMPHVFEVADRIHIHRLGKRIAVINPKRHTMSDAVAIMTGAMAPPADEVPA from the coding sequence ATGACCCTTGAACCTGGAACGGGCCCCGTGCTTGAGACGGTCGTCACGGCGCCGGCGGAGGCCGTGCCCGCGCTCCGGGCCCGCGCGCTCAACAAGCGCTACGGCCGGGTGGTGGCGCTCGACAACGCCGATTTCGACCTGATGCCGAACGAGATCCTCGCCGTCATCGGCGACAACGGCGCCGGCAAGTCGACGCTGATCAAGGCGCTGACCGGCGCCGTGGCGCCCGACCATGGCGAGATCTGGCTGAACGGCCAGCCGGTCGCGTTTAAGAGCCCGATCGAGGCGCGCAATCTCGGCATCGAGACCGTGTACCAGAACCTCGCTCTGTCGCCGGCGCTGTCGATTGCCGACAACATGTTCCTCGGCCGCGAGAAGCGGCGCGAGGACTTCTTCGGCCGGATGTTCCGCACCCTCGACAGCGCCTACATGCAGAAGATGGCGCGGCAGAAGCTGACCGAGCTCGGCCTGTTGACGATCCAGAACATCAACCAGCCGGTCGAGACGCTGTCCGGCGGCCAGCGCCAGGGCGTCGCCGTGGCGCGCGCCGCCGCCTTCGGCAGCCGGGTCGTCATCATGGACGAGCCAACGGCGGCCTTGGGCGTCAAGGAATCGCGAAAAGTGCTGGAGACGATCCTGCGCCTGAAGGAGCGGGGGCTGCCGATCGTCCTGATCAGCCACAACATGCCGCATGTGTTCGAGGTGGCCGACCGCATCCACATCCACCGCCTCGGCAAGCGCATCGCGGTGATCAACCCGAAGCGCCACACCATGTCGGATGCCGTCGCCATCATGACGGGGGCGATGGCGCCGCCCGCGGACGAGGTGCCCGCCTAG
- a CDS encoding tetratricopeptide repeat protein → MKRRLLAAALSALAAIAGAGVTAAHAVERAQAEALAEAYQRVLADPTDVAANMEYARLAEAVGQPRKALATYERVLLNDPGNAEALAAMVRIRHLLQPDKTLITFDTGFGYESNPLQRHTDLESSLKAFANARIEDERRFGDTRWRTLITGNAEYFNNVSELDYAYFGAVSGPLLPVSPRLTINPFAGGGVSALDNAYYYSEAIAGMQFEGYLQGAYQLMRVRAGYRDFGDQSVSTDGFYADAVARWAIPAVATLDDVLVFTPHARWSGIGGIDVGPGPDDIKPGEYSQWGARVEYFNKVADWLTLGGGVDVTQTLYRKLYAPDGDKRDDVMIEPLLSAVFNRALGMQTDLALDYRFQWNQSNDENRDFENHILTARVVTRF, encoded by the coding sequence GTGAAGCGCCGCCTTCTTGCCGCTGCCCTCTCCGCCCTGGCCGCCATCGCCGGCGCCGGGGTGACGGCCGCGCATGCCGTCGAGCGCGCGCAGGCCGAGGCGTTGGCGGAGGCCTATCAGCGCGTCCTGGCGGACCCGACCGATGTCGCCGCCAACATGGAATATGCCCGCCTCGCCGAGGCGGTCGGGCAGCCGCGCAAGGCGCTGGCGACCTATGAGCGCGTGCTGCTCAACGATCCCGGGAACGCCGAGGCGCTCGCGGCGATGGTGCGGATCCGCCACCTGCTGCAGCCGGACAAGACGCTAATCACCTTCGATACCGGCTTCGGCTACGAGAGCAATCCGCTGCAGCGGCATACCGATCTCGAAAGCTCGCTGAAGGCCTTCGCGAATGCCCGCATCGAGGACGAGCGCCGCTTCGGCGACACGCGCTGGCGCACGCTGATTACCGGCAACGCCGAGTATTTCAACAATGTCAGCGAGCTCGACTATGCCTATTTCGGCGCGGTCAGCGGCCCGCTGCTCCCGGTCAGCCCCCGCCTAACCATAAATCCCTTCGCCGGCGGCGGCGTCTCCGCGCTCGACAACGCCTATTACTATTCCGAGGCGATCGCCGGCATGCAGTTCGAGGGCTATCTGCAGGGCGCCTACCAGCTGATGCGGGTCCGCGCCGGCTATCGCGATTTCGGCGACCAGTCGGTCTCGACCGACGGCTTCTACGCCGATGCCGTGGCGCGCTGGGCGATCCCGGCAGTGGCGACGCTGGACGATGTGCTCGTCTTCACCCCGCATGCGCGCTGGAGCGGCATCGGCGGCATCGACGTCGGGCCGGGCCCGGACGACATCAAGCCGGGCGAATACTCGCAATGGGGCGCCCGGGTCGAGTATTTCAACAAGGTGGCCGATTGGCTGACGCTGGGCGGCGGCGTCGACGTCACCCAGACCCTCTATCGCAAGCTCTACGCGCCCGACGGCGACAAGCGCGACGACGTGATGATCGAGCCGCTCTTGAGCGCCGTGTTCAACCGCGCCCTCGGCATGCAGACCGACCTAGCCCTCGACTACCGCTTCCAGTGGAACCAGTCGAACGACGAAAACCGCGATTTTGAAAACCACATCCTGACCGCGAGGGTGGTGACGCGGTTCTGA
- a CDS encoding ABC transporter permease, giving the protein MSDNATGSAAAESGLTESAPVGVATFDEMDRGPIRRAQEFLHRFPTSIPFIVLLIGIVIFSFAAPGKFLSAFNFSLILQQVTIIAILGVAQTLVILTAGIDLSVGVIMILASVVMGRTAVVYGVPVEIAFPLGLLVGFACGMVNGLIVTKLRLPPFIVTLGTWSIFGALNVWYSKSETIRQADMQETAPFLQWTGTILRPYNFFAEMGLDWTFLKGWVLNYGSIVMLLVAAVIWYVLNKTAFGRHVYAAGDDPDAARLAGINTDRTLIAVYALAGFICAIAAWVLIGRIGGVSPQAGQTANLDSITAVVIGGTSLFGGRGSIIGTLVGALIVGVFRNGLALSGLELLWQDFAVGVLIIVAVTIDQWIRKISS; this is encoded by the coding sequence ATGAGTGACAATGCAACGGGCTCGGCCGCGGCGGAGAGCGGATTGACCGAATCCGCCCCGGTCGGTGTTGCGACCTTCGACGAGATGGACCGCGGCCCGATCCGGCGCGCGCAGGAGTTCCTGCATCGGTTTCCGACCAGCATCCCCTTCATCGTGCTCTTGATCGGCATCGTGATCTTCTCGTTCGCCGCGCCCGGCAAGTTCCTGTCGGCATTCAATTTCTCGCTGATCCTCCAGCAGGTGACGATCATCGCGATCCTCGGCGTCGCGCAGACGCTGGTGATCCTGACCGCCGGCATCGACTTGTCCGTCGGCGTGATCATGATCCTCGCCTCGGTGGTGATGGGACGCACGGCCGTCGTCTATGGCGTGCCGGTCGAGATCGCCTTTCCGCTGGGACTTTTGGTCGGCTTCGCCTGCGGCATGGTCAACGGGCTGATCGTCACCAAGCTGCGGCTGCCGCCCTTCATCGTGACGCTCGGCACCTGGAGCATCTTCGGCGCGCTCAACGTCTGGTATTCGAAGAGCGAGACGATCCGCCAGGCCGACATGCAGGAAACCGCGCCCTTCCTGCAATGGACCGGCACGATCCTCCGGCCCTACAATTTCTTCGCCGAGATGGGCCTCGACTGGACCTTCCTGAAGGGCTGGGTGCTGAACTACGGCTCGATCGTGATGCTGCTGGTCGCGGCGGTCATCTGGTACGTGCTGAACAAGACGGCGTTCGGCCGCCACGTCTACGCGGCGGGCGACGATCCCGACGCGGCGCGCCTCGCCGGCATCAATACCGATCGCACGCTGATCGCCGTCTATGCGCTGGCGGGTTTCATCTGCGCCATCGCCGCCTGGGTGCTGATCGGCCGTATCGGCGGCGTCAGCCCGCAGGCCGGCCAGACCGCCAATCTCGATTCGATCACCGCCGTGGTGATCGGCGGCACCAGCCTGTTCGGCGGGCGCGGCTCGATCATCGGCACGCTAGTGGGCGCGCTGATCGTCGGCGTCTTCCGGAACGGCCTGGCGCTCTCCGGCCTCGAGCTGCTCTGGCAGGACTTCGCCGTCGGCGTGCTGATCATCGTCGCCGTCACCATCGACCAGTGGATCCGGAAGATTTCGTCATGA